One Kaistella polysaccharea DNA segment encodes these proteins:
- a CDS encoding alpha-2-macroglobulin family protein, with protein MKYQLYAILFFLFSFSVLTAQKKYDDQWKIIAGNYKTGKYKSNLPLILDIQNQAMKEDNAVQLIRSLKAEFSIVNQTKDDTQNDTSSQFFTKLKGLDQKLKGDDKLLYEVLLGEFFSDYYNQNQWQINQRTNFNNQDFAQIETWSKLDFKNYLTQHFIKLEANKIELQKIAMSKYKGIFERTEDLEYFPTLFDWNAMNEIKFYNNSQLFTPNELKVNQLKISNLFSELIQKNAGNSKLYFQHQKLNDDCAFINCKNKTQQLQNLVKSSTEGDYKVLIIAEIVDLLTADQKYTEALALIKNTKEQYAKSKFISNILNRENSILQPNLTIHYETHTQANLPIHLVADAKNVSKFSLNIYEVNDDQQNFLKYVANQYEKDRFAAVKKTLVKKESFDLQDLKDYKNHKTSLEIKPLPSGIYLVEYVVENSIQENFYFIATNSRIIYNKKDERKLIADQLQLVNRENGKSVSQENLKIFEFTNGQKANVLTAKTDQSAIFKFPVSKDNQYYRYYLVQQPSTNDYNLMQVYGNQYYKEPKKVEEQNLAQIFIDRGIYRPGQIVYFKVINTKLIMDKESVAIGVKQEITLNDANGEEISTQNFTTNEFGSYHGSFTLPNEKLNGEFSLEVDSDDLNDTAYKSFKVEEYKRPKFEVTFEPIKEEYKYGQTIELKGKAMMFSGVALSNATVNYEIKKQNIRWRYFWWYPRGNDNQNSILGEVKTNEKGEFVIKIDLKKDETLDGIQVDNYEITASVTDINGETQSSTENLKVASVSHYINASTPLSDLNFFTDESVKFKVETKNYNDQNLKKSYQVKLSKLHPKERVFRTNFENQIQDLPKFSKPEFIQKFPHDYFSKEEKEWKVEKVVIEKTQEPRTENQDKGKENLDSNILNLGSLKAGNYKLELYNIEGKDTIKTEKTFQVFDKRFLTDSQKPYLKVIQPKAEFKRTEKAKIFVYSAIPDALVNVYVQNGNGETSTEQKKFKNGLLEYVVAFPKDESIDQINVQFQLVAFNDVKTESVNLNIASDKKPLRIETVTFRDKLQPGQKEKWTVKVLGDTSTGLSASSEKVNAEVLANMYDKSLDQFASNTYSWQEMYQKYFRMTSYGINENLTQKSFSKRVPYFNQKNVNIPDFNWFNSGIYGNEMYDAVSSPMASAKEMKSTSQDIEGVVITALGVKREKMSLGYATDSAKTQEIKDVKGNLDKIPVRQNLNETAFFYPNLMTDKDGNVTFEFTSPEALTQWKLMFLAHTKDARSATLEESVITQKEFSVTPNYPRFLREGDELNLQSKLSSLVDKKLSGTAQLQILDAFSNEDISSKFNLNETQKSFELKENGNEVVTWKVKVPNDVSSMVIKVVAKAGNFSDGEQKAIAVLPNRMLVTDAVPIFVKEGQTKTFTLENLAKNTSTTATNFSNTLELTTNPIWEIMFALPSLKNDTNNSADVVFNKWFADVLASEIFKANPKLKTVFEEYQSKGLLVSNLEKNQELKQLLLEETPWVLESKNETEQMEKLARLFDANNMRNSINEDWSELQKLQNPDGGFSWYQGYPSSYYNSLYILKNLGKINQWLKGNTGDYQSSDQKEMVAKLINYVDSEISRYFKIPVAEPGRSDVWNNYVLDYLDTRNYWEKDFPLKGKGAQLKTLVIKKAPTAKITDFTFFGLHRAALLFNDYKLPAVSKKLLTYLKETSTESETQGIYWKQNLNDWGWYNSKTVNHAGALEAFNKLTPTDETFIEEMKIWLITQKEVNSWGSSRGTAEVIFTILNSGKSWTSSESDKATIIWGGKELINSDTKATGYVKSTLEGENIDKKLGTVTVTKPGPGIVQGGLFWQYYEDLDKIKSSESYLSITKELYKKVKTVNGEELVKIAENSPLKVGDKVTVRMILNTDRNMEFIHLKDMRAAGFEPLNVISGYEWKNGFGYYQSTKDASTNFYIEYMPKGKYVFEYDYICNASGIFSNGITTLQNYYAPQMNAHTKGTKVTITE; from the coding sequence ATGAAATATCAACTATATGCAATCCTGTTTTTTTTGTTTTCCTTTTCGGTTCTTACTGCTCAGAAAAAGTATGACGATCAATGGAAAATAATTGCTGGAAATTACAAAACAGGAAAGTATAAATCTAATCTTCCCTTAATTTTAGACATTCAAAATCAAGCAATGAAAGAAGACAACGCCGTGCAACTCATCCGTTCTTTGAAAGCCGAATTCAGTATTGTCAATCAAACCAAAGACGATACTCAAAATGATACTTCGAGCCAGTTCTTCACAAAATTGAAGGGTTTAGATCAGAAATTGAAAGGTGACGATAAGTTATTGTACGAAGTTTTATTAGGGGAGTTTTTTAGTGACTATTACAATCAAAACCAATGGCAAATTAATCAAAGAACGAATTTTAACAATCAGGATTTTGCCCAAATCGAAACGTGGTCGAAACTCGATTTTAAAAATTATCTCACGCAGCATTTCATTAAATTGGAAGCGAATAAAATCGAGTTGCAAAAAATTGCGATGTCCAAATATAAAGGGATTTTTGAGCGGACCGAAGATTTAGAATACTTTCCAACTTTGTTTGACTGGAATGCGATGAACGAAATCAAGTTCTATAATAATTCACAACTCTTCACGCCGAATGAACTGAAAGTTAATCAACTAAAAATTTCAAATCTATTTTCGGAATTAATTCAGAAAAACGCTGGAAATTCAAAACTCTATTTTCAACATCAAAAATTAAATGATGACTGCGCATTTATCAATTGTAAAAATAAAACTCAACAACTTCAAAATTTGGTAAAATCTTCCACAGAAGGAGATTATAAAGTATTAATTATTGCTGAAATAGTTGATCTGTTAACGGCTGACCAGAAATATACTGAAGCGCTTGCTTTGATTAAAAATACGAAAGAGCAATATGCAAAATCTAAATTTATAAGCAATATTCTTAATCGGGAAAATAGTATTCTTCAACCGAACTTAACCATTCATTACGAAACGCATACGCAAGCAAATTTGCCGATTCATTTGGTTGCGGACGCAAAGAATGTTTCTAAGTTTTCTTTGAATATTTACGAAGTTAATGACGATCAGCAGAATTTTCTGAAATATGTTGCCAATCAATATGAGAAAGATCGATTTGCTGCTGTTAAAAAAACTTTGGTGAAAAAAGAAAGTTTCGATTTACAGGATTTAAAAGATTATAAAAATCATAAAACTTCTTTAGAGATAAAACCACTTCCATCCGGAATTTATCTTGTGGAATATGTGGTTGAAAATTCAATTCAGGAAAATTTTTATTTCATCGCTACAAATTCCAGAATCATCTATAACAAAAAAGATGAACGTAAACTGATCGCTGACCAATTACAACTCGTCAATCGCGAAAATGGGAAATCAGTCTCTCAGGAAAATCTGAAAATATTTGAATTTACGAACGGTCAAAAAGCAAATGTTCTTACGGCGAAAACCGACCAATCTGCGATTTTCAAATTTCCTGTATCTAAAGACAATCAGTATTATCGATATTATCTGGTTCAACAACCTTCGACAAATGATTATAATTTGATGCAGGTTTATGGCAATCAATATTATAAAGAACCGAAAAAAGTAGAAGAGCAAAATCTTGCGCAGATATTTATCGATCGTGGAATTTATCGACCTGGACAGATTGTTTATTTCAAAGTCATTAATACAAAATTGATAATGGACAAAGAATCCGTTGCAATCGGTGTTAAACAAGAAATAACGCTAAACGATGCCAATGGGGAAGAAATTTCTACTCAAAATTTTACAACCAATGAATTCGGTTCTTACCATGGAAGTTTTACTTTGCCTAATGAAAAACTCAATGGTGAATTTTCGTTGGAAGTAGATTCTGATGATTTAAACGATACAGCATACAAATCTTTTAAAGTTGAGGAATACAAACGTCCGAAGTTTGAAGTCACTTTTGAACCCATTAAAGAAGAATATAAATATGGGCAAACCATCGAACTGAAAGGAAAAGCGATGATGTTTTCCGGCGTTGCTTTAAGCAATGCAACCGTAAATTATGAGATTAAAAAACAGAACATTCGCTGGAGATATTTCTGGTGGTATCCACGTGGAAATGATAATCAAAATTCTATTCTTGGCGAAGTAAAAACCAATGAGAAAGGAGAATTTGTAATTAAAATCGATCTAAAAAAAGATGAAACTTTAGACGGAATTCAGGTTGATAATTATGAAATTACTGCTTCTGTGACGGATATTAATGGAGAAACACAATCTTCTACAGAAAATTTAAAAGTTGCGTCTGTTTCACATTACATTAACGCTTCGACTCCGCTCAGCGACCTTAATTTTTTCACAGATGAAAGTGTGAAATTTAAAGTTGAAACTAAAAATTACAATGATCAAAATTTAAAGAAATCGTATCAGGTAAAACTCTCTAAACTTCATCCGAAAGAGAGAGTTTTCCGGACTAATTTTGAAAATCAAATTCAGGATTTGCCGAAGTTTTCAAAACCAGAATTCATCCAAAAATTCCCGCACGATTATTTCTCCAAAGAAGAGAAAGAATGGAAAGTGGAGAAAGTTGTAATTGAAAAAACTCAAGAACCTAGAACCGAGAATCAAGATAAAGGCAAAGAAAATCTTGATTCTAATATCTTGAATCTTGGTTCTTTAAAAGCTGGAAATTACAAACTCGAACTCTATAACATCGAAGGAAAAGATACGATTAAAACAGAAAAAACTTTCCAAGTTTTCGATAAACGATTTCTGACAGATTCCCAAAAACCTTATTTAAAAGTCATCCAACCAAAAGCAGAGTTCAAGCGAACTGAAAAAGCGAAAATCTTTGTTTATTCCGCAATTCCAGATGCTTTGGTAAATGTGTATGTTCAAAACGGAAATGGCGAGACTTCAACCGAACAGAAGAAATTTAAAAATGGACTGTTAGAATATGTAGTTGCTTTTCCAAAAGATGAAAGTATTGATCAAATCAATGTTCAGTTTCAGTTGGTTGCTTTTAATGATGTGAAAACCGAATCTGTAAATCTAAATATTGCTTCCGACAAAAAACCTTTGCGAATTGAAACCGTAACCTTCCGCGATAAATTGCAGCCTGGACAAAAAGAAAAGTGGACGGTTAAAGTTCTCGGTGACACTTCGACGGGGCTCAGTGCAAGTTCAGAGAAAGTCAACGCTGAAGTTTTGGCAAATATGTATGATAAATCTTTGGATCAGTTTGCGAGCAATACTTATTCTTGGCAAGAAATGTATCAGAAATATTTCAGGATGACTTCTTATGGAATCAATGAGAATTTGACGCAAAAAAGTTTCAGCAAAAGAGTTCCTTATTTCAATCAAAAAAATGTAAATATTCCAGATTTCAATTGGTTTAATAGCGGAATTTACGGTAATGAAATGTACGATGCTGTTTCTTCGCCAATGGCATCTGCAAAGGAAATGAAAAGTACTTCACAAGATATTGAAGGTGTTGTAATAACTGCTTTAGGTGTCAAAAGAGAAAAAATGAGTCTTGGTTATGCAACTGATTCTGCTAAAACTCAAGAAATTAAAGATGTTAAAGGAAATCTAGATAAAATTCCAGTTCGTCAAAACCTGAACGAAACCGCCTTTTTCTATCCGAATTTAATGACAGACAAAGACGGAAATGTCACTTTTGAATTTACTTCTCCAGAAGCATTAACACAATGGAAATTGATGTTTTTGGCACATACAAAAGATGCACGTTCTGCAACTTTAGAAGAATCAGTGATTACGCAAAAAGAGTTTTCTGTAACTCCAAATTATCCACGCTTTTTACGTGAAGGTGACGAATTGAATTTGCAGTCAAAACTTTCAAGTTTGGTCGATAAAAAATTGAGTGGAACTGCGCAACTGCAAATATTAGATGCTTTTTCAAATGAAGACATTTCCAGTAAATTCAATTTAAATGAAACTCAAAAATCCTTCGAATTAAAGGAAAACGGTAATGAAGTCGTGACCTGGAAAGTGAAAGTTCCAAATGATGTTTCTTCCATGGTTATTAAAGTTGTCGCCAAAGCGGGGAATTTTTCTGATGGTGAACAAAAAGCAATCGCCGTTTTACCAAATAGAATGTTGGTTACGGATGCCGTTCCAATTTTTGTGAAAGAAGGACAAACCAAAACTTTTACTTTAGAAAATTTAGCCAAAAATACTTCGACTACCGCAACTAATTTTTCCAATACTTTGGAGTTAACGACGAATCCGATTTGGGAAATTATGTTCGCTTTGCCAAGTTTAAAAAATGACACGAACAATTCTGCGGATGTCGTCTTCAATAAATGGTTTGCTGATGTTTTGGCTTCCGAAATTTTTAAAGCGAATCCGAAATTAAAAACGGTGTTTGAAGAATATCAAAGCAAAGGTTTATTGGTTTCTAACTTGGAGAAAAATCAGGAACTGAAGCAATTGTTGTTGGAAGAAACTCCATGGGTTTTAGAATCGAAAAATGAAACCGAACAAATGGAAAAACTCGCCAGGTTATTTGATGCAAATAATATGCGAAATTCCATCAATGAAGATTGGAGCGAATTACAGAAATTGCAAAATCCAGATGGTGGATTTTCCTGGTATCAAGGTTATCCGAGTTCTTATTACAACTCGCTCTACATCTTGAAAAACTTAGGTAAAATCAATCAATGGCTGAAAGGAAATACGGGGGATTATCAAAGTTCTGATCAAAAAGAAATGGTTGCAAAACTCATTAATTATGTAGATTCCGAAATTTCGCGATACTTTAAAATTCCGGTCGCTGAGCCTGGTCGAAGTGATGTTTGGAATAATTATGTTCTGGACTATCTCGACACTCGAAATTACTGGGAAAAAGACTTTCCGTTAAAAGGAAAAGGAGCGCAATTGAAAACTTTGGTTATTAAAAAAGCGCCAACTGCGAAAATCACTGATTTTACGTTCTTCGGTTTGCATCGTGCGGCTTTACTTTTCAATGATTATAAACTTCCAGCAGTTTCTAAAAAATTGTTGACTTATTTAAAAGAAACTTCAACCGAATCTGAAACTCAGGGAATTTATTGGAAACAAAACCTGAATGATTGGGGATGGTATAATTCCAAAACCGTAAATCACGCCGGAGCGTTGGAAGCGTTTAATAAGTTGACGCCGACGGATGAAACTTTCATTGAGGAAATGAAAATTTGGTTAATTACGCAGAAAGAAGTCAACTCTTGGGGAAGTTCGCGCGGAACGGCAGAAGTTATTTTCACGATTTTGAATTCTGGTAAATCCTGGACAAGTTCTGAAAGCGATAAAGCCACGATAATTTGGGGAGGAAAAGAATTGATAAATTCTGATACAAAAGCGACTGGTTATGTCAAATCTACTTTAGAAGGAGAAAATATCGACAAAAAGTTAGGAACAGTTACCGTGACAAAACCTGGTCCTGGAATTGTGCAAGGTGGTTTATTCTGGCAATATTATGAGGATCTGGATAAAATAAAATCTTCCGAATCTTACCTTTCCATCACCAAAGAATTGTACAAGAAAGTGAAAACGGTCAATGGCGAAGAATTGGTAAAAATTGCAGAAAATTCTCCATTAAAAGTTGGTGATAAAGTCACCGTAAGAATGATTTTGAACACTGACCGAAATATGGAATTCATTCACTTGAAAGACATGAGAGCGGCAGGATTTGAACCTTTAAATGTCATTTCCGGTTACGAATGGAAAAACGGTTTTGGTTATTATCAAAGTACAAAAGATGCTTCCACGAA